Below is a window of Solanum stenotomum isolate F172 chromosome 7, ASM1918654v1, whole genome shotgun sequence DNA.
ATTAATGCACGATTAATATGAGAGTGGAGAAAATGGATGGGAAGAAGCATTGTTACTGTTAAGGTTTTGTCCTTGTATATTGATTCACTAAGAGATTAAATTGGATGTACCTGAGTATTGTTTCTCTGATTATTGTTAAGCTAGCTTAATTGCTTGGTCAAAATGGAGATTAATGCACTGACGTTTATGTTTTAATGAGCTCCTTTTATGCCTTATGTTATTTGATGAAccattgaatgtgatgttacaaattgttttatactctTTGAGGTGTCCTGTAGTTCCCTCGATGTGgaattttagtatatatatgaCCACTACCTTTATTTTATTGAAGAAACTTCTAAAGACCTTGAGAGGATGACATGTTTTTTGCTGCATTGCTTGCCTATATATTATTTCTGAGAATTGTTCAATGTTTTCATCATTCTGAATGGTTACAATTGATTCATCCTTACACTGTCTGAAAAATGTATACACTGCCTATGATATATATCATTGACAATAAGCACAGATGATTTATGAACTCCCTTAACGGGGGAGGTACTTGCCGGCTGAATTTGTAATGATTCAGCTAGTCATTGGTTCTATTAGAGGAGTTACCTCTTCCTTGTGTTATTGCTGACATGCCTTTACATTTGGTTTTGCCCCGGTCCTTTGTAGCATTGTAATTGATGACTCATTAGTTTTATTCTTATTTCCATTGCAGGACAGAACTCTGCCGTTTCAGCGGTGCCAAGATATACCCTGGGAGGGGAATCAGATTTATTCGATCAGATTCTCAGGTAACATGAAAACCCATTTCTTGGTGATGGTAGTTCAAGTGATTTGTGTACTGATGGTAGGAGACAAAGTCATGATTGCTTATAGTATTTTCTGGTCCTTGTAGGTGTTCCTATTTGTCAACTCAAAGTGCAAACATTACTTCCACAACCGCCTGAAGCCTTCCAAGCTTACATGGACTGCCATGTACAGGAAGCAGCACAAGAAGGTGAGTCCAGAATAAAGCATTTACAAGCTTCATTTTCTGTACTTAACGTTCTGCTTTCCACTTTGAATTTTTCCACCAACATTCCAACATTGAACGATACAACTTTGTGATGTGAAGTTGTACCCTGAGATTCACTTTGTTTACGTAGTTTATTGAGGAAAAATGTTTTAACAGATTTCACCGCCTTTATGTTTTGCCATTTGATATGCACTATTgccaattttaatttgtttttcttttgtgcGTGTGCTCGGTAACATTAGGATATTGCACAAGAAGCTGTTAGGAAGAGGAGACGTGCCACAAAGAAACCTTACTCTAGGTCCATTGTGGGTGCAACCTTGGAGGTAATCCAGAAGAAGAGAGCTGAAAGGCCAGAAGTTCGAGATGCTGCCAGGGAGGCTGCTCTTCGGTGCGTATTAACCAAGCTCATATTTTGCCAATGTGGCTTTGTGCATCTTTTGAAATGGGATTGTTGACCATAGTAGTTTTATCTGCTGACGATGGACTGATTAGTTTGTTTGTTCGGTTTCTGCAGTGAAATCaaggaaagaatcaagaaaacaaaggaCGAAAAGAGGGCCAAGAAGGCAGAGGTGGTGGCTAAGTCACAGAAAGCTGGAGGTAAGGGTAATGTGTCAAAGGGAGGATCAAAAGGCCCTAAGCTTGGCGGTGGTGGTGGAAAACGTTAGCTATTGTTTATGTCGTTCTCTAAGTAGTGCTAGAGTGATTTTGCATCTTGATTGAGTGTAGCTATTCTGATCCACCAGCGTTTAGCGCACTCTGAAACAATATATTTCTGAATTTTGGTCTTGTTTTCAAATATGCAGATTGCTTTACTTTCATTCTGTTATGATAATTATAATCTTGTTCCATTATGAGAAATTTGTCTTCCTTGCAATGCATTGATGGTAGTAATTGCCTATAGTATACCCCCATTGCTTTTTGTTTCTTTAAGAAAGTTCTTTGAATAAAAGAAAGTGATCAAAAACATCATTTGGTTGAACGGAACAAACTTCTTTAACTTGTTGAGAAGTGATGCATGATAGATAAAAAAGAACAAAGTAAGCATTTGTTTTGAAGTTCGATTAATTTAGTGTTGTGTCCTTCCATTAAAGCGGAGGTGATCCCAAATAATTTTGGTTTCTCCGA
It encodes the following:
- the LOC125870432 gene encoding 60S ribosomal protein L24-like; amino-acid sequence: MVLKTELCRFSGAKIYPGRGIRFIRSDSQVFLFVNSKCKHYFHNRLKPSKLTWTAMYRKQHKKDIAQEAVRKRRRATKKPYSRSIVGATLEVIQKKRAERPEVRDAAREAALREIKERIKKTKDEKRAKKAEVVAKSQKAGGKGNVSKGGSKGPKLGGGGGKR